From Oceanococcus sp. HetDA_MAG_MS8, the proteins below share one genomic window:
- a CDS encoding response regulator gives MIRLLSVDDHRMIHRAIAHIASRVQDMQLVGEASSGEEALEFLDALQPHIVLMDLNMPGMGGTLATEKIRKSFPAVKVIILSGQTEEPYPSRALAAGASGFLSKDCDEAEVERAIRRVLQGQTYISAEVAGSMAARLLGHGANTPFDSLSEREMVVALKIVAGHSTNQIAELLEIHTNTVSSFRRRIFDKLKVSNDVELTLAAFRYGVITEDSER, from the coding sequence GTGATCAGATTGTTGAGTGTGGACGATCATCGGATGATCCACCGCGCCATCGCACACATCGCTTCCCGCGTGCAGGACATGCAGCTGGTCGGCGAAGCTTCCAGCGGAGAAGAAGCCTTAGAGTTTCTCGACGCCCTGCAGCCGCATATTGTTCTGATGGATCTGAATATGCCCGGTATGGGGGGGACCTTAGCCACCGAGAAAATTCGCAAGAGCTTCCCGGCGGTGAAGGTGATCATCCTGTCGGGTCAAACGGAGGAGCCGTATCCATCGCGCGCGCTGGCTGCCGGTGCTTCGGGTTTTTTGAGTAAAGATTGTGATGAAGCCGAGGTCGAGCGTGCGATTCGCCGCGTTCTGCAGGGGCAGACTTACATTTCGGCCGAAGTTGCGGGAAGCATGGCCGCGCGCCTGCTCGGGCACGGCGCCAACACCCCATTCGATTCGTTATCAGAGCGTGAAATGGTGGTCGCACTCAAAATCGTGGCCGGTCACAGTACCAATCAAATCGCGGAGCTACTGGAGATCCACACCAATACAGTGAGCAGCTTCCGGCGGCGCATCTTCGATAAGCTCAAGGTCAGCAATGACGTGGAACTCACCCTGGCGGCTTTTCGATACGGCGTCATCACGGAGGACTCAGAGCGCTGA